A region from the Hippopotamus amphibius kiboko isolate mHipAmp2 chromosome 15, mHipAmp2.hap2, whole genome shotgun sequence genome encodes:
- the PNPLA6 gene encoding patatin-like phospholipase domain-containing protein 6 isoform X4, producing the protein MGTSGSGPTVISGADLALRDEVPGVSAPGEGLEGRVCDAQPVPFVPQVLGVMIGAGVAVLVTAVLILLLVRRLRVPKTPAPEGPRYRFRKRDKVLFYGRKIMRKVSQSTSSLVDASVSTASRPRMKKKLKMLNIAKKILRIQKEAPTLQRKEPPPAVLEADLTEGDLANSHLPSEVLYMLKNVRVLGHFEKPLFLELCRHMVFQRLSQGDYVFRPGQPDASIYVVQDGLLELCLPGPDGKECVVKEVVPGDSVNSLLSILDVITGHQHPQRTVSARAARDSTVLRLPVEAFSAVFTKYPESLVRVVQIIMVRLQRVTFLALHNYLGLTNELFSHEMQPLRLFPSPGLPARTSPVRGSKRTVSTSATEEPRETPGRPPDPAGAPLPGTAGDPVKPTSLEAPSAPLLSRCISMPVDISGLQGGPRSDFDMAYERGRISVSLQEESSGGPQAALAREPREQPAGACEYSYCEDESATGGCPFGPYQGRQTSSIFEAAKRELTKLMQIEDPSLLNSRVLLHHAKAGTIIARQGDQDVSLHFVLWGCLHVYQRMIDKAEDVCLFVVQPGELVGQLAVLTGEPLIFTLRAQRDCTFLRISKSDFYEIMRAQPSVVLNAAQTVAARMSPFVRQMDFAIDWTAVEAGRALYRQGDRSDCTYIVLNGRLRSVIQRGSGKKELVGEYGRGDLIGVVEALTRQPRATTVHAVRDTELAKLPEGTLGHIKRRYPQVVTRLIHLLSQKILGNLQQLQGPFPGSGLGVPPHSELTNPASNLATVAVLPVCAEVPMVAFMLELQHALQAIGPTLLLNSDIIRARLGASALDSIQEFRLSGWLAQQEDTHRIVLYQTDASLTPWTVRCLRQADCILIVGLGDQEPTLGQLEQMLENTAVRALKQLVLLHREEGPGPTRTVEWLNMRSWCSGHLHLRCPRRLFSRRSPAKLHELYEKVFSRRADRHSDFSRLARVLTGNTIALVLGGGGARGCSHIGVLKALEEAGVPVDLVGGTSIGSFIGALYAEERSASRTKQRAREWAKGMTSVLEPMLDLTYPVTSMFTGSAFNRSIHRVFQDKQIEDLWLPYFNVTTDITASAMRVHKDGSLWRYVRASMTLSGYLPPLCDPKDGHLLMDGGYINNLPADIARSMGAKTVIAIDVGSQDETDLSTYGDSLSGWWLLWKRLNPWADKIKVPDMAEIQSRLAYVSCVRQLEVVKSSSYCEYLRPPIDCFKTMDFGKFDQIYDVGYQYGKAVFGGWSRGNIIEKMLTDRRSADLNESRRADVLAFPSSGFTDLAEIVSRIEPPTTYVSVSDGCADGEESDCLTEYEEDAGPDCSRDEGGSPEGASPSTASEMEEEKSILRHRRCLPQDPPSSAADA; encoded by the exons ATGGGGACGTCTGGGTCCGGGCCGACTGTGATCTCGGGGGCGGACTTGGCTCTTAGGGATGAGGTCCCGGGAGTCTCGGCCCCCGGGGAAGGCCTGGAGGGGCGGGTATGCGATGCGCAGCCAGTGCCGTTCGTCCCGCAGGTGCTGGGAGTGATGATCGGGGCTGGAGTCGCGGTGCTGGTCACGGCCGTGCTCATCCTCTTGCTGGTGCGGAGGCTCCGAGTGCCGA AAACCCCAGCCCCGGAGGGCCCGCGGTATCGATTTCGGAAGAGAGACAAAGTGCTTTTCTATGGCCGGAAGATTATGCGGAAG GTGTCACAATCCACTTCTTCCCTGGTAGACGCCTCCGTCTCCACCGCTTCCCGGCCACGCATGAAGAAGAAActtaagatgctcaacattgccaaGAA GATCTTGCGCATCCAGAAAGAGGCACCAACGCTGCAGCGGAAGGAGCCCCCGCCCGCGGTGCTGGAGGCTGACCTGACCGAGGGCGACCTGGCCAACTCCCACCTGCCCTCCGAGGTGCTCTACATGCTCAAGAACGTCCG GGTGCTGGGCCACTTCGAGAAGCCGCTCTTCCTGGAGCTGTGCAGGCACATGGTCTTCCAGCGGCTCAGCCAGGGTGACTACGTCTTCCGGCCGGGCCAGCCCGATGCCAGCATCTACGTGGTGCAGGATGGGCTGCTGGAGCTCTGTCTGCCGGGGCCG GATGGGAAGGAGTGTGTGGTGAAGGAAGTGGTTCCTGGGGACAGTGTCAACAGCCTTCTGAGCATCCTGGATGTCATCACC ggTCACCAGCACCCCCAGCGTACTGTGTCCGCCCGGGCGGCCCGAGACTCCACGGTGCTGCGGCTGCCAGTCGAGGCCTTCTCAGCCGTCTTCACCAAGTACCCCGAGAGCTTGGTGCGGGTGGTGCAG ATTATCATGGTGAGACTGCAGCGGGTCACCTTCCTGGCGCTTCACAACTACCTGGGTCTGACCAACGAGCTCTTCAGCCAC gagatGCAGCCCCTGCGCCTCTTCCCCAGCCCGGGCCTCCCAGCCCGCACCAGCCCTGTGCGTGGCTCCAAGCGGACGGTCAGCACCTCGGCCACTGAGGAGCCAAGGGAGACTCCCGGCCGGCCCCCTGACCCTGCCGGGGCCCCACTGCCTGGAACGGCAG GGGACCCAGTGAAGCCCACATCCCTGGAAGCCCCCTCGGCCCCCTTGCTGAGTCGCTGCATCTCCATGCCAGTGGACATCTCAG gcTTGCAGGGTGGCCCCCGCTCAGACTTCGACATGGCCTATGAGCGGGGCCGGATCTCCGTGTCCCTACAGGAAGAGTCCTCAGGGGGGCCCCAGGCAGCCCTGGCTCGG GAGCCCCGGGAGCAGCCGGCAGGCGCTTGTGAGTACAGCTACTGTGAGGACGAGTCAGCCACCGGCGGGTGCCCCTTCGGGCCCTACCAGGGCCGCCAGACGAGCAGCATCTTTGAGGCGGCAAAGCGGGAGCTGACCAAGCTGATGCAGATTGAG gACCCCTCCCTTCTGAATAGCCGAGTCTTGCTGCATCACGCCAAAGCCGGCACCATCATCGCCCGCCAGGGGGACCAG GATGTGAGCCTGCACTTCGTGCTCTGGGGCTGCCTGCACGTCTACCAGCGCATGATCGACAAGGCTGAGGACGTGTGCCTGTTTGTGGTACAGCCTGGGGAGCTGGTGGGGCAGTTGGCGGTGCTCACTGGCGAGCCCCTCATCTTCACACTGCGAGCCCAGCGTGACTGCACCTTCCTGCGGATCTCCAAGTCTGACTTCTATGA GATCATGCGTGCACAGCCCAGTGTGGTGCTGAACGCCGCACAGACCGTGGCCGCGAGGATGTCGCCCTTCGTGCGCCAGATGGACTTTGCCATTGACTGGACGGCAGTGGAGGCGGGGCGCGCACTGTACAG GCAGGGCGACCGCTCGGACTGCACCTACATTGTGCTCAATGGGCGGCTGCGAAGTGTCATCCAACGTGGCAGCGGCAAGAAGGAGCTGGTGGGCGAGTACGGCCGCGGGGATCTCATAGGAGTG GTGGAGGCGCTGACAAGGCAGCCACGTGCCACGACGGTGCACGCGGTGCGCGACACAGAGCTGGCCAAACTCCCCGAGGGCACCCTGGGCCACATCAAACGTAGATACCCGCAG GTCGTGACCCGCCTCATCCACCTGCTCAGCCAGAAAATTCTGGGGAATTTGCAGCAGCTACAAGGACCCTTCCCAG GTTCAGGACTAGGTGTCCCCCCTCACTCGGAGCTCACCAACCCAGCCAGCAACCTGGCCACAGTGGCAGTGCTGCCCGTGTGTGCGGAGGTACCCATGGTGGCCTTCATGCTGGAGCTGCAGCATGCTCTGCAAGCCATCG GCCCCACGCTCCTCCTCAACAGTGACATCATTCGGGCGCGCCTAGGGGCATCTGCGCTGGacag CATCCAAGAATTCCGGCTGTCAGGGTGGCTAGCCCAGCAGGAGGACACGCACCGCATCGTGCTCTACCAGACGGACGCATCGCTGACGCCCTGGACCGTGCGCTGCCTGCGCCAGGCCGACTGCATCCTCATCGTGGGCCTGGGCGACCAGGAGCCCACGTTGGGCCAG CTTGAGCAGATGCTGGAGAACACGGCGGTGCGCGCCCTGAAGCAGCTGGTCCTGCTGCACCGCGAGGAGGGCCCAGGCCCCACGCGCACCGTGGAGTGGCTCAACATGCGCAGCTGGTGTTCGGGCCACCTGCATCTGCGCTGTCCGCGCCGCCTCTTCTCGCGCCGCAGCCCGGCCAAGCTG CACGAGCTCTACGAGAAGGTTTTCTCGAGGCGCGCAGACCGGCACAGCGACTTCTCCCGCCTGGCGCGGGTGCTCACAGGCAACACCATCGCCCTGgtgctgggcgggggcggggccag GGGCTGCTCACACATCGGGGTGCTGAAAGCATTAGAGGAGGCGGGGGTCCCTGTCGACCTGGTGGGCGGCACGTCCATCGGCTCTTTCATCGGGGCCCTGTACGCCGAGGAGCGGAGCGCCAGCCGCACGAAGCAGCGGGCCCGGGAGTGGGCTAAG GGCATGACTTCAGTTCTGGAGCCCATGCTGGACCTCACCTACCCCGTCACCTCCATGTTCACTGGGTCAGCCTTCAACCGCAGCATCCACCGCGTCTTCCAGGACAAGCAGATCGAG GACCTGTGGCTGCCGTACTTCAACGTAACCACGGACATCACCGCCTCAGCCATGCGTGTCCACAAAGATG GCTCCCTGTGGCGATACGTGCGGGCCAGCATGACACTCTCGGGCTACCTGCCGCCGCTGTGCGACCCCAAGGACGGGCACCTCCTCATGGACGGCGGCTACATCAACAATCTTCCAG CGGACATCGCCCGCAGCATGGGTGCCAAGACGGTCATTGCCATCGATGTGGGGAGCCAGGACGAGACGGACCTCAGCACCTACGGGGACAGCCTGTCTGGCTGGTGGCTGCTGTGGAAGCGGCTGAACCCCTGGGCAGACAAGATCAAGGTTCCAGACATGGCCGAGATCCAGTCTCGCTTGGCCTACGTGTCCTGCGTGCGGCAGCTGGAGGTCGTGAAGTCCAGCTCATACTGCGAGTACTTGCGCCCACCCATCGACTGCTTCAAGACCATGGACTTCGGGAAGTTCGACCAGATCTAT GATGTAGGCTACCAGTACGGGAAGGCCGTGTTTGGGGGCTGGAGCCGGGGCAACATCATTGAAAAGATGCTCACGGACCGGCGGTCTGCCGACCTTAATGAGAGCCGCCGTGCAGAT GTGCTCGCCTTCCCCAGCTCCGGCTTCACCGACTTGGCGGAGATCGTATCCCGGATCGAGCCCCCCACGACCTACGTTTCCGTTTCTGATGGCTGTGCGGATG GGGAGGAGTCCGACTGCCTGACGGAGTACGAGGAGGATGCGGGACCCGACTGCTCGCGGGACGAAGGGGGCTCTCCGGAGGGCGCAAGCCCCAGCACTGCCTCGGAGATG GAGGAGGAGAAGTCCATTCTCCGGCACCGGCGCTGTTTGCCGCAGGACCCTCCCAGCTCAGCTGCGGATGCCTGA
- the PNPLA6 gene encoding patatin-like phospholipase domain-containing protein 6 isoform X1 — MGTSGSGPTVISGADLALRDEVPGVSAPGEGLEGRVCDAQPVPFVPQVLGVMIGAGVAVLVTAVLILLLVRRLRVPKTPAPEGPRYRFRKRDKVLFYGRKIMRKVSQSTSSLVDASVSTASRPRMKKKLKMLNIAKKILRIQKEAPTLQRKEPPPAVLEADLTEGDLANSHLPSEVLYMLKNVRVLGHFEKPLFLELCRHMVFQRLSQGDYVFRPGQPDASIYVVQDGLLELCLPGPDGKECVVKEVVPGDSVNSLLSILDVITGHQHPQRTVSARAARDSTVLRLPVEAFSAVFTKYPESLVRVVQIIMVRLQRVTFLALHNYLGLTNELFSHEMQPLRLFPSPGLPARTSPVRGSKRTVSTSATEEPRETPGRPPDPAGAPLPGTAGDPVKPTSLEAPSAPLLSRCISMPVDISGLQGGPRSDFDMAYERGRISVSLQEESSGGPQAALARTPTQEPREQPAGACEYSYCEDESATGGCPFGPYQGRQTSSIFEAAKRELTKLMQIEDPSLLNSRVLLHHAKAGTIIARQGDQDVSLHFVLWGCLHVYQRMIDKAEDVCLFVVQPGELVGQLAVLTGEPLIFTLRAQRDCTFLRISKSDFYEIMRAQPSVVLNAAQTVAARMSPFVRQMDFAIDWTAVEAGRALYRQGDRSDCTYIVLNGRLRSVIQRGSGKKELVGEYGRGDLIGVVEALTRQPRATTVHAVRDTELAKLPEGTLGHIKRRYPQVVTRLIHLLSQKILGNLQQLQGPFPAGSGLGVPPHSELTNPASNLATVAVLPVCAEVPMVAFMLELQHALQAIGPTLLLNSDIIRARLGASALDSIQEFRLSGWLAQQEDTHRIVLYQTDASLTPWTVRCLRQADCILIVGLGDQEPTLGQLEQMLENTAVRALKQLVLLHREEGPGPTRTVEWLNMRSWCSGHLHLRCPRRLFSRRSPAKLHELYEKVFSRRADRHSDFSRLARVLTGNTIALVLGGGGARGCSHIGVLKALEEAGVPVDLVGGTSIGSFIGALYAEERSASRTKQRAREWAKGMTSVLEPMLDLTYPVTSMFTGSAFNRSIHRVFQDKQIEDLWLPYFNVTTDITASAMRVHKDGSLWRYVRASMTLSGYLPPLCDPKDGHLLMDGGYINNLPADIARSMGAKTVIAIDVGSQDETDLSTYGDSLSGWWLLWKRLNPWADKIKVPDMAEIQSRLAYVSCVRQLEVVKSSSYCEYLRPPIDCFKTMDFGKFDQIYDVGYQYGKAVFGGWSRGNIIEKMLTDRRSADLNESRRADVLAFPSSGFTDLAEIVSRIEPPTTYVSVSDGCADGEESDCLTEYEEDAGPDCSRDEGGSPEGASPSTASEMEEEKSILRHRRCLPQDPPSSAADA, encoded by the exons ATGGGGACGTCTGGGTCCGGGCCGACTGTGATCTCGGGGGCGGACTTGGCTCTTAGGGATGAGGTCCCGGGAGTCTCGGCCCCCGGGGAAGGCCTGGAGGGGCGGGTATGCGATGCGCAGCCAGTGCCGTTCGTCCCGCAGGTGCTGGGAGTGATGATCGGGGCTGGAGTCGCGGTGCTGGTCACGGCCGTGCTCATCCTCTTGCTGGTGCGGAGGCTCCGAGTGCCGA AAACCCCAGCCCCGGAGGGCCCGCGGTATCGATTTCGGAAGAGAGACAAAGTGCTTTTCTATGGCCGGAAGATTATGCGGAAG GTGTCACAATCCACTTCTTCCCTGGTAGACGCCTCCGTCTCCACCGCTTCCCGGCCACGCATGAAGAAGAAActtaagatgctcaacattgccaaGAA GATCTTGCGCATCCAGAAAGAGGCACCAACGCTGCAGCGGAAGGAGCCCCCGCCCGCGGTGCTGGAGGCTGACCTGACCGAGGGCGACCTGGCCAACTCCCACCTGCCCTCCGAGGTGCTCTACATGCTCAAGAACGTCCG GGTGCTGGGCCACTTCGAGAAGCCGCTCTTCCTGGAGCTGTGCAGGCACATGGTCTTCCAGCGGCTCAGCCAGGGTGACTACGTCTTCCGGCCGGGCCAGCCCGATGCCAGCATCTACGTGGTGCAGGATGGGCTGCTGGAGCTCTGTCTGCCGGGGCCG GATGGGAAGGAGTGTGTGGTGAAGGAAGTGGTTCCTGGGGACAGTGTCAACAGCCTTCTGAGCATCCTGGATGTCATCACC ggTCACCAGCACCCCCAGCGTACTGTGTCCGCCCGGGCGGCCCGAGACTCCACGGTGCTGCGGCTGCCAGTCGAGGCCTTCTCAGCCGTCTTCACCAAGTACCCCGAGAGCTTGGTGCGGGTGGTGCAG ATTATCATGGTGAGACTGCAGCGGGTCACCTTCCTGGCGCTTCACAACTACCTGGGTCTGACCAACGAGCTCTTCAGCCAC gagatGCAGCCCCTGCGCCTCTTCCCCAGCCCGGGCCTCCCAGCCCGCACCAGCCCTGTGCGTGGCTCCAAGCGGACGGTCAGCACCTCGGCCACTGAGGAGCCAAGGGAGACTCCCGGCCGGCCCCCTGACCCTGCCGGGGCCCCACTGCCTGGAACGGCAG GGGACCCAGTGAAGCCCACATCCCTGGAAGCCCCCTCGGCCCCCTTGCTGAGTCGCTGCATCTCCATGCCAGTGGACATCTCAG gcTTGCAGGGTGGCCCCCGCTCAGACTTCGACATGGCCTATGAGCGGGGCCGGATCTCCGTGTCCCTACAGGAAGAGTCCTCAGGGGGGCCCCAGGCAGCCCTGGCTCGG ACCCCTACCCAGGAGCCCCGGGAGCAGCCGGCAGGCGCTTGTGAGTACAGCTACTGTGAGGACGAGTCAGCCACCGGCGGGTGCCCCTTCGGGCCCTACCAGGGCCGCCAGACGAGCAGCATCTTTGAGGCGGCAAAGCGGGAGCTGACCAAGCTGATGCAGATTGAG gACCCCTCCCTTCTGAATAGCCGAGTCTTGCTGCATCACGCCAAAGCCGGCACCATCATCGCCCGCCAGGGGGACCAG GATGTGAGCCTGCACTTCGTGCTCTGGGGCTGCCTGCACGTCTACCAGCGCATGATCGACAAGGCTGAGGACGTGTGCCTGTTTGTGGTACAGCCTGGGGAGCTGGTGGGGCAGTTGGCGGTGCTCACTGGCGAGCCCCTCATCTTCACACTGCGAGCCCAGCGTGACTGCACCTTCCTGCGGATCTCCAAGTCTGACTTCTATGA GATCATGCGTGCACAGCCCAGTGTGGTGCTGAACGCCGCACAGACCGTGGCCGCGAGGATGTCGCCCTTCGTGCGCCAGATGGACTTTGCCATTGACTGGACGGCAGTGGAGGCGGGGCGCGCACTGTACAG GCAGGGCGACCGCTCGGACTGCACCTACATTGTGCTCAATGGGCGGCTGCGAAGTGTCATCCAACGTGGCAGCGGCAAGAAGGAGCTGGTGGGCGAGTACGGCCGCGGGGATCTCATAGGAGTG GTGGAGGCGCTGACAAGGCAGCCACGTGCCACGACGGTGCACGCGGTGCGCGACACAGAGCTGGCCAAACTCCCCGAGGGCACCCTGGGCCACATCAAACGTAGATACCCGCAG GTCGTGACCCGCCTCATCCACCTGCTCAGCCAGAAAATTCTGGGGAATTTGCAGCAGCTACAAGGACCCTTCCCAG CAGGTTCAGGACTAGGTGTCCCCCCTCACTCGGAGCTCACCAACCCAGCCAGCAACCTGGCCACAGTGGCAGTGCTGCCCGTGTGTGCGGAGGTACCCATGGTGGCCTTCATGCTGGAGCTGCAGCATGCTCTGCAAGCCATCG GCCCCACGCTCCTCCTCAACAGTGACATCATTCGGGCGCGCCTAGGGGCATCTGCGCTGGacag CATCCAAGAATTCCGGCTGTCAGGGTGGCTAGCCCAGCAGGAGGACACGCACCGCATCGTGCTCTACCAGACGGACGCATCGCTGACGCCCTGGACCGTGCGCTGCCTGCGCCAGGCCGACTGCATCCTCATCGTGGGCCTGGGCGACCAGGAGCCCACGTTGGGCCAG CTTGAGCAGATGCTGGAGAACACGGCGGTGCGCGCCCTGAAGCAGCTGGTCCTGCTGCACCGCGAGGAGGGCCCAGGCCCCACGCGCACCGTGGAGTGGCTCAACATGCGCAGCTGGTGTTCGGGCCACCTGCATCTGCGCTGTCCGCGCCGCCTCTTCTCGCGCCGCAGCCCGGCCAAGCTG CACGAGCTCTACGAGAAGGTTTTCTCGAGGCGCGCAGACCGGCACAGCGACTTCTCCCGCCTGGCGCGGGTGCTCACAGGCAACACCATCGCCCTGgtgctgggcgggggcggggccag GGGCTGCTCACACATCGGGGTGCTGAAAGCATTAGAGGAGGCGGGGGTCCCTGTCGACCTGGTGGGCGGCACGTCCATCGGCTCTTTCATCGGGGCCCTGTACGCCGAGGAGCGGAGCGCCAGCCGCACGAAGCAGCGGGCCCGGGAGTGGGCTAAG GGCATGACTTCAGTTCTGGAGCCCATGCTGGACCTCACCTACCCCGTCACCTCCATGTTCACTGGGTCAGCCTTCAACCGCAGCATCCACCGCGTCTTCCAGGACAAGCAGATCGAG GACCTGTGGCTGCCGTACTTCAACGTAACCACGGACATCACCGCCTCAGCCATGCGTGTCCACAAAGATG GCTCCCTGTGGCGATACGTGCGGGCCAGCATGACACTCTCGGGCTACCTGCCGCCGCTGTGCGACCCCAAGGACGGGCACCTCCTCATGGACGGCGGCTACATCAACAATCTTCCAG CGGACATCGCCCGCAGCATGGGTGCCAAGACGGTCATTGCCATCGATGTGGGGAGCCAGGACGAGACGGACCTCAGCACCTACGGGGACAGCCTGTCTGGCTGGTGGCTGCTGTGGAAGCGGCTGAACCCCTGGGCAGACAAGATCAAGGTTCCAGACATGGCCGAGATCCAGTCTCGCTTGGCCTACGTGTCCTGCGTGCGGCAGCTGGAGGTCGTGAAGTCCAGCTCATACTGCGAGTACTTGCGCCCACCCATCGACTGCTTCAAGACCATGGACTTCGGGAAGTTCGACCAGATCTAT GATGTAGGCTACCAGTACGGGAAGGCCGTGTTTGGGGGCTGGAGCCGGGGCAACATCATTGAAAAGATGCTCACGGACCGGCGGTCTGCCGACCTTAATGAGAGCCGCCGTGCAGAT GTGCTCGCCTTCCCCAGCTCCGGCTTCACCGACTTGGCGGAGATCGTATCCCGGATCGAGCCCCCCACGACCTACGTTTCCGTTTCTGATGGCTGTGCGGATG GGGAGGAGTCCGACTGCCTGACGGAGTACGAGGAGGATGCGGGACCCGACTGCTCGCGGGACGAAGGGGGCTCTCCGGAGGGCGCAAGCCCCAGCACTGCCTCGGAGATG GAGGAGGAGAAGTCCATTCTCCGGCACCGGCGCTGTTTGCCGCAGGACCCTCCCAGCTCAGCTGCGGATGCCTGA